A single genomic interval of Gouania willdenowi chromosome 22, fGouWil2.1, whole genome shotgun sequence harbors:
- the pcnx4 gene encoding pecanex-like protein 4 — MVRMGPDVPLLNEYKQEFFWKRFPQTVLGGPRFKLGYCAPPYVYVNQAVLFLTPWLFGGIGTLLCQLQLLQELHAAVLSGMLMFAAAAAVQALALYAARRNGAIERLGAPNILVDEEEVEFTHCVSPETVRFIAPGKRFGLNVMLHTALSGVLCGCGTWYVFLGRMTALYGSIGASLVVFLFSWVTLCIAEYSLIVNTATETATFQAQDTYEITPLTRPLYILIFIAVDLADRFSDPLPELHLASQVLHVLFLFLPLLWAFGILPPLDALLLWGMEQALVFGLGGSPMSSNLRLLLMFATSAGICVCNYFIPSTLGVVLFSISTGFLLSLDLSQVGKLCTGSGSSFRSQGPHRGGSPLPRLSSFGWNLGCRELLLYLCLLVVATAEAGLVHYFVGSTRYQSLVMGPQAPVSYLLLVLFCLCWILREIQGAYVIGGVFLNPLYPKGMSSIQTFQQRNRGLYFAAAVRRVLLYLVSPLAMIAFLSMDKSLQLLHTVSFTVGFTRAFRVVWQSSEDALLQMVVVILVRLAAGSSELRGWDDLGTGVQLFLVGLLVDRLTQFLAKLKFTLTVLVTSWTEKKQRRQSAGTLLALNASLCPLLLAVVTLSALLSAPLLPLFTLPIFLVGFPRPQRSWPGPVGTACPCPDSIFYQQMSGSLASALRKAFARGSLGSLAPGSHFLGRFQDRMVWIMILERGYGYCTVNIKGLELQETSCHTVEARRVDEVFEAAFERPERLGFTQGFNMHWGNALTPCAALAVRVYSDARNVLSGIIDSHDNLRKLQDDFMKALIWLLLRHCVQKHKGFMWSSVDGSTVGGLKSLSSHLPQTTCSQPPEVVVVESHVSSLRFRQDSSSLTSFGDWSDEDDLFGPQPARRTVALVTAEAQSGHTTLQTGASLPGSVEMDSLFENMALSALQPLQPLGLGIGMPAVDKGCNSEVFRESPGSLSPLNFSCPHSEVFNLPAMWRTAPLLPSRLLSLRPLFPEEWFRFSLGRFWPAVQGETSEDMAKALKEDEVLKELHVHVALSCLISLGAESAFTSPSYVYRLYCGDVPWTEGLDWLSSSKELYQLTLQAFRFSFKLLFDQASLGPMESPDELFSTLEEYERDWYIGLVTEKGWHDSVLQEKPFLFSLGHDLTMGTYTGRVLSLQEQLVQVGRLNGEGVRGQWANLSWELLYATNDDEERYSIQAHPFMLRNLTVQAADPPLGYPIYSSAPLHFPCL; from the exons ATGGTCAGAATGGGGCCAGATGTGCCCCTTCTAAATGAGTACAAGCAGGAGTTCTTCTGGAAGCGCTTCCCGCAGACGGTGTTGGGGGGTCCGCGCTTCAAATTGGGCTACTGCGCCCCACCGTACGTTTACGTCAATCAAGCCGTGTTGTTTCTGACGCCATGGCTTTTCGGGGGAATCGGCACTCTGCTCTGCCAGCTGCAGCTGCTTCAGGAGCTCCATGCCGCGGTGCTCTCAGGTATGCTGATGTTtgcagctgcagcagctgtCCAGGCCCTGGCCTTGTATGCAGCACGGAGAAATGGGGCCATAGAGAGGCTTGGTGCTCCCAACATCCTGGTTGATGAAGAGGAGGTGGAGTTTACTCACTGTGTCAGCCCCGAAACGGTTCGATTCATCGCCCCCGGGAAACGCTTCGGGCTGAACGTGATGCTTCATACGGCACTATCAGGGGTGCTCTGTGGCTGCGGGACGTGGTATGTGTTCCTGGGCAGGATGACTGCTCTCTATGGCAGCATCGGTGCGTCTCTGGTAGTCTTTCTTTTTAGCTGGGTGACATTATGCATCGCGGAGTACTCCCTCATTGTGAACACAGCAACGGAAACGGCAACTTTCCAGGCCCAGGACACGTACGAGATCACCCCACTTACCAGGCCTCTCTACATTCTCATATTCATTGCTGTGGACTTAGCTGACAG ATTCTCAGACCCTCTTCCTGAGCTCCACCTGGCGAGCCAGGTTCTTCACGTCTTATTTCTCTTCCTACCTCTGCTCTGGGCCTTTGGGATCCTGCCTCCCCTGGACGCTCTGCTCCTCTGGGGCATGGAGCAGGCTCTTGTCTTCGGCTTAGGTGGCTCCCCTATGTCTAGCAACCTCAG GCTGCTGTTGATGTTTGCTACGTCCGCTGGCATCTGTGTTTGTAATTACTTCATTCCCTCAACCCTGGGTGTGGTCCTCTTCTCCATATCCACTGGATTTCTGCTGAGCCTGGACCTCAGCCAGGTTGGCAAACTCTGCACGGGTTCCGGGTCATCCTTCAGGAGCCAGGGACCTCACCGAGGAGGCTCGCCGCTTCCTCGTCTCAGTTCGTTCGGCTGGAACCTCGGCTGCAGGGAGCTGTTGCTTTATTTGTGTCTGTTAGTGGTCGCAACAGCAGAGGCTGGGTTGGTGCATTACTTTGTGGGCTCTACTCGGTACCAGAGCTTAGTTATGGGACCCCAGGCTCCTGTGAGCTACCTCCTCCTTGTACTCTTCTGCCTCTGCTGGATACTGAGAGAAATCCAAGGGGCCTATGTTATTGGAGGGGTGTTCCTCAACCCCCTGTACCCCAAAGGCATGTCGAGCATACAGACTTTTCAGCAACGGAATCGAGGATTGTACTTTGCTGCTGCAGTCAGAAGAGTTCTCCTCTATCTTG TTTCTCCACTGGCAATGATTGCTTTCCTGTCAATGGACAAATCACTGCAGCTGCTCCACACGGTTTCCTTCACAGTGGGATTCACACGTGCTTTCAGAGTG GTttggcagagctcagaggacgCATTGCTCCAAATGGTGGTGGTAATCCTGGTACGTCTTGCAGCTGGTAGCAGTGAACTGCGAGGCTGGGACGACTTGGGAACTGGGGTGCAACTTTTTCTG GTCGGCCTCCTGGTGGACAGATTGACCCAGTTCCTGGCTAAACTCAAGTTCACTTTAACCGTGTTAGTGACGTCTTGGACAGAGAAGAAGCAGCGTCGTCAGTCTGCCGGAACGCTCTTGGCTCTGAACGCCTCTTTGTGCCCACTGCTTTTGGCGGTGGTGACCCTCTCCGCTCTGCTTTCTGCCCCTTTGCTGCCACTTTTCACACTGCCCATCTTCCTCGTGGGGTTTCCCAGACCTCAGCGAAGCTGGCCAGGACCCGTGGGCACCGCCTGTCCCTGCCCAGACTCCATCTTCTACCAGCAGATGAGTGGAAGTCTGGCCTCTGCTCTGAGGAAGGCCTTCGCAAGAGGGTCACTGG GTTCTTTAGCCCCAGGCTCTCATTTTCTTGGTCGCTTTCAAGACCGAATGGTTTGGATAATGATCCTAGAGAGAGGATACGGCTACTGTACGGTCAACATAAAG GGTTTAGAGCTGCAGGAGACCTCCTGTCACACTGTGGAGGCCCGCAGGGTTGATGAAGTGTTCGAGGCTGCCTTCGAACGCCCCGAGCGGCTCGGCTTTACTCAAGGTTTCAACATGCACTGGGGGAATGCCCTCACCCCCTGTGCTGCACTAGCGGTACGCGTCTACTCTGATGCCCGGAATGTCCTCTCTGGTATCATCGACTCTCACGACAACTTGAGGAAACTGCAAGATGACTTCATGAAAGCGTTGATCTGGTTGCTCCTCCGGCACTGCGTACAGAAGCACAAAGGATTCATGTGGAGCAGTGTGGATGGATCGACCGTGGGAGGCTTGAAGTCTCTGTCGTCACATTTACCCCAAACGACTTGCAGCCAGCCACCTGAGGTTGTCGTGGTTGAATCCCACGTGTCGTCTCTCAGGTTTAGACAAGACAGCTCCAGCTTGACCTCTTTTGGCGATTGGTCAGACGAGGACGACTTGTTCGGGCCTCAGCCGGCCAGACGGACAGTGGCTCTAGTGACAGCAGAGGCCCAGTCTGGACACACCACGCTGCAGACTGGAGCCTCTTTGCCAGGCTCTGTAGAGATGGATAGTCTTTTTGAAAACATGGCTCTCTCTGCCCTGCAGCCATTGCAGCCTCTGGGACTGGGCATTGGGATGCCAGCTGTGGATAAAGGCTGCAACTCCGAGGTCTTCAGAGAGAGCCCTGGCTCGCTCTCTCCTCTGAATTTCAGCTGCCCACATTCTGAGGTGTTCAACCTGCCAGCGATGTGGAGGACTGCACCACTGCTGCCGTCTCGCCTGCTGTCTCTAAGGCCTCTGTTTCCAGAGGAGTGGTTTCGGTTCAGCCTGGGGAGGTTTTGGCCTGCTGTGCAGGGCGAGACCTCTGAGGACATGGCCAAAGCCCTGAAGGAGGATGAGGTGTTGAAAGAACTGCATGTTCATGTTGCACTTTCCTGTCTTATCTCACTGGGGGCGGAGTCTGCCTTCACCAGCCCCAGTTATGTTTACAGGCTCTACTGTGGAGACGTACCTTGGACAGAAGGACTCGACTGGTTGTCTTCAAGTAAAGAACTTTACCAGCTCACTCTTCAGGCTTTCAG GTTCAGTTTCAAGTTGTTGTTTGACCAAGCCAGCTTGGGGCCAATGGAGTCACCGGATGAACTCTTCAGCACTTTGGAGGAATATGAAAGAGACTGGTACATTGGACTGGTTACGGAAAAGGGCTGGCATGACAGCGTCCTTCAGGAGAAACCGTTCCTATTCTCACTGGGACATGACCTGACCATG GGTACCTACACCGGTCGAGTCCTGTCCCTGCAGGAGCAGCTGGTGCAGGTAGGGCGTCTGAACGGAGAAGGAGTTCGGGGCCAGTGGGCCAACCTTTCCTGGGAGCTCTTGTACGCAACCAATGACGACGAGGAGCGGTACAGCATCCAGGCTCACCCCTTCATGCTCAGAAACCTCACGGTTCAGGCAGCTGATCCCCCTCTGGGATATCCCATTTACTCCTCTGCCCCACTTCACTTCCCTTGCCTTTGA